From the genome of Pungitius pungitius chromosome 20, fPunPun2.1, whole genome shotgun sequence:
CAGGTTGTTAGAATTGTCCCTGGAAAGGAGGGACGTCTAGCCTCTATTCGCTCTGCGGGAATATATCTTATATGCAAGCAGTTTTAGGCTTGAACACTGTACTTTAAATACTGCAAAGCAAGTATTTGCCTCGGTCATTGTCCCAGTGGGTTTGACTTGTGTGATTTCTCTGCATCAAAAGCTCCACGTTCTCTGGACAATATCAAGTGTGTTGCAGAGATTCTGGGTTTTCATTGTACAGCTTCTGGTAGAGGATCAGTATCTGTGGCGCGTTTTGAGGGTAACATCACAGACTGGTGATTCAGATGTGCTCCATTTCCACATCATATTTCCCTCTcaggtgtacccattgttgtgCAAGTTGAGCTCTCACTTCAGGATGTGTGTTCTCTGAGATATGAGATACTCTGGTAAGAGCATCCTGCGGCGGCATCCTTTCTCCCTCCGACCAGACGTCCCAGATTTCACAAAAGCAAAGTGTTGCGTTCAAGGAATCGTAGCTAATTGGACCTTAAGGGTGGAGGGAACGAATCCGGAACAGCAGGAAATGAaaggatttttgtttttcaaaatcaagACCCCAAGCACCCGCAAGCCATTCTTGCTACTATTCAGGTTTTGACCCTGTCAGGAAGCATCACATGCTAACATTTTTACAAATCCTGAGATCGGTTAATGTTCAAGTCTCGTAGCTCGTTCGATATCAAAACCTATTAACCCCCACCACCAAGCAGTGACCACTAATTCACTGCCACTTTAGTGCAAACGTTATCAGTTCGCACTGCCGACTCTGCTTAACCTCCACAGAGGCCCAGTTGTGTCCCGAGTTTTTTCCTAATATCCGATTTAGCGGATTATATCAGTGGGCCCGCCGGATGACATAACGGGCCCTAAGAGGATCATTGCGTCGGCTTTTCCACGGCTGctgcccaacccccccccccgcccccctacccCACCCGCCCCCGCCTCCGAGTAGAGTTGCCTTGACATCACACTATCTCAAccaatatattttaatgttataTTTTAGCATCCAGACTTGATAATGACAGCGTGTTGGCTGTATTGAGATGACTCAATAGTGGACAAAATATAAATCTTTATCCTATTGGTGTTTTCTACCAAGACAGCGTGTGAAAATACGAAATACATTATTCATTAATGACTATGATTGTATTCATTCTCGGATCTACTCAATGAAATGAGTCCTCCTCGCAAATGCAGCCTTAAACCTAAAAAAATGCTTATGTATCGCAGTCACTGTTCAGATTTCAATGTTTTGTTGAACaattctcgtgtgtgtgtgtgtgtgtgtgtgtgtaggtggggaATCAGCGCGTTGAGCTCACGCTGTCAGAGCTGCAGGAGATGGCcacccggcagcagcagcaaatcGAGGCTCAGCAGCAGATGCTCGTCGCAAAGGTAAAGTCCCGTCTCCTCTATTTTCTCTTCGAGCGAATGAAAAGTTACGGTTCAATGCCTCACAACTGCGATATCCTGCCGCTGTTCCAGTTTAATTGTTCAATCTGACGCACTACTTCAGAATGACATGGGAAATGATGTCAGAATTAAATTGGTCTTTACCCAATTTTCAAAGGCTGAATACACTCGTGTTGCTCTACTCTGACCCAAAGAGGCTGCGCCGTGACCCGAAACCGGGACAAACGCTTATGTAACAAATGAGACGGGAGGCGGGATAAGTCACTGTGCTGCGATTGTCCAGTCTGTCAGAATTCATACTTCATACCGCCTTTATGGAAACTCATGCACAGACATTGCTGTGTTTACTCGAGCATGTACATAACTCATGGTTTTAAGGACCAGGGATactaccgtttttttttttgtcagttcagTCACAAAAAGGAGATTTAATCTTGTAACTGGGAGGAATAAGGAGCTTCACAGAACCAGTCTCCCACCTCAGTGCGCAACAAGAGGCTGACCACCCGGCTCGATGTGCGCCGATCAGTCAGGATCAGTCATGCAGGATGAAGCCCAGTGTAGACGCTCGGATAGAAAGTCATTCATTGCCTTTGTGGtagttgcggggggggggggaaataggcCCACGTAAAGCCCTGCAGTCATTTGGAAACCTGGGCCTGTCATTTCCTATTTTAGGACCTGAACTGGAGCAGTTCTCAGTTGGATGGAGATATGGAGTCATCTGACCCTAACTTCAGTCAGTCTGAACGAATCACAGCATTTCATTCCGTGCATACAGTAGAAGGGTTTAGCCTAGTTTCCGGGCCTGTCTGCTGCGGAGATTTCTTGTAacctatgggggggggggggggggggggggtccattttTTGCTCGTGTTgccaataataaaacaaaacgtcCGTCCCCCTGAAGGAGCAACGCTTGCGTTACCTGAAGCAGCAGGAGCGCCGTCAGCAGCAAACCGCGTCGGAGAGCGAGAAACTGCAGAAGCTCAAGGAGCGCGTGGAGAGCCAGGAGGCAAAGCTCAAGAAGATTCGGGCCATGAGAGGCCAGGTGGACTACAGCAAGGTCATCAACGGCAACTTGTGTATGTATACTTTGAATGTGCACATCATTCAACAATTCAATAGGATAgagtagtgttttttttccacatcaaaCAAGCTGACCTCGTgtctttatttaaacaaaaattttaattaaatgtttcattCCTCACATCCAGCGGCCGAGATCGAGCAAGTCAGCAGCCTGTTCCAGGAGAAGCAGGCCGAGCTACAGTCGGCGGTTCTGAGGGTGGAGCAGCTCAGCCTGCAGCTGGAGGACCTGCGCAAGGGGAAGCTCAACGGCATCCAGACCGCCCTGGGCAGCCAAGTCACCGGCGCCGCCGCCCTGGAGCTCCGCAAACTCTACCAGGAGCTTCAGGTACCGTGTCCAAGGAATACGcctttttacaaatgtattcataGTTTTTTCATGTTCAGCCATGTTGTCTTCACCCTCCGGGAATTCCGTGATGGCAGTTTTGCTGCTGCGTTTTGTCACCCCCACAGATCCGGAACAAGCTGAACCAGGAGCAAAACAGCAAGCTGAAGCAACAAAAGGATCTCCTCAACAAACGCAACATGGAGGTGACGCTCATGGACAAGCGCATCAGCGAGCTGCGGGAACGCCTCTACAAGAGAAAAGCTGAGGCACGTCAAAAAGAAAACCTCCCCGTAAGAACAAGAGCGCGCAACTGATATGAAAGTTAATAACTAAGAAATAATGCTAAGACATCTTTACTACAGACTTGCtggtttgtttttaatacattagaTGGCTccttttaaatctttaaatgtttcccctgtagggttgggtaccgagaaccaATATAGCACCGAGTCCTACGAAACGCAACGGAGATTTCTGTGCTTGATTTCGGTTCCTGAGCAGATTGAAAGACTTCATTTACACactgatgacaccgtcctcgcagcagctaacgatAGCCTAGCGCTTGTGTAGCTCCAGCGGCTCGCTAGCCATCAACcttctgtttctatttattattaagtcagtgtttccctccgTTATTAAAGTGTGATCGTTCTTTCACAGTGCGGCACTATCGCCCTGATGGATACACAGACACGTGCGAGTTCACAGTAGAGCACACGCTCAGCAGCGGACACAGAGTGTGCGTCCGCTGGTTTCTCCCTCAAAGTAATAAACCCAGGGTGTAGCGGCGTTCCTTCCGTGTTGTTTGTCATCAAGCCGCATTGAgatgcagacacgtgactccgTTTCCTCACGCGAATGACGGCAGATCGTCTgattctttattttacgcagcaaAGCGTTAACTATacgtagaaataataataaattctatcACACAgtagataaacaatatgctcttgtgcttaatgcagctcttctgtgttgaACCTGCTGCATTCATGATGTCAATACATCGTAACAAAAAAGGAGAGTCAATCTaacataaatgcttttcaaACGCTATTGTTTTAGGCACCGGTATCGTTTAAAATGCACCGGtatcggaagaaaaaaaaaaacgataccCATCCCTATTCTCCTGTTGACTGTCCTGATACTCCCTCCATAGCTGAACAGAGCCAACGGACCTCCCTCACCCCAGCCGGCTGCCGGTACTCTTGGCCGCGTCGCCGCCGTCGGGCCGTACATCCAGGTTCCTGTACCGGGTCGACAGGAAGGAGGCTACAACATGCCACCGGATCCCCTGAAGCCTCAGACTCTGGGGGTTAACAACCAAGCCAACCACGGCCGCACTAAGTCAGGTTGGTTGAAAAGCCGTAGGATTACCATGCAGATTTCTTGGCACCTCCCCCCCACAAATAAAACGCATTTCTCTGTAGCAGTGGAAACTGCACTAATTGTAGTTTTGATTGAAGATTAATGAAGAAAGCAGGAACAACTTATGACAACAGATGAATGAGAGCATAGGGTCTAGGATTCAGGTACAAAGTAGATTGGACTCTCGAGGTCCCACAAGCAGATGTGTAGCGACACATTCAACACATCTTGCATGTCTGAAATCTCGCCCCCCGGGCCGCCAACTGTTAAAGAGTTGTTTTCCTAATTCTCTGCCTGCACTTgatttccttttccttcctctctaacCTGTGTCTCTACCTGTGCTGTGCACACTGTGgttcccttttcctctcctcggcTCCTCTCCGACGCGTCTgtgcttttcctcttcctctgtgacgTCTCTGTTCTCACTGGGTGCTtggcgggggggtggggcaaCTCTTCCCGGGGCAGACGGCGTACGCAAGCCTCCCGGCCCCTGGAAGGTGTCCGATTTAGACATCGTTGTGGACCCGGTGGCCTCCACGGCAGCCTCCTCAGGCTCTGACGGCGCGTCCCGTGAGTGCACAGCGCTGCATTAACAAGAGATGGCACCTACTGAACCTTCTCCCTTGGTTGTAGCACAGCATCCTCAGTGTGCGctggaggtttcttttttttttacccccataCTAAATCTTTGCATTTGGAAATATCATACTCTTGTTTGATTGGCAACGGATAAAAGATTTATCAAAATCAGCTCTGTCCAATCGCTCCCTCAGCCCCTCTACAGTCTTATCCCCATCTGATCTTTTTATGCTTCGCAAAACAAATTCACTGTTAAAGCTTCACATCCATAAGCTGACATGCACAGCTGGAGAATCTGAGTAGGAGACGAGCATCTGTGCCCCGGTCAATGCAAACAATGGCTGACGGATGGCAGCGTCCTTGTTCTGCGTCATTAAGCTCTCCTCATTAGGCGcatgttgactttttttccccatttggaGTGTTTCCTCTGTTGATTGGCTAATGACGTCAAAGCAGCAGTGACAAACTGCAGAAATGTGAGGCTCTCAGTGGTAGCTGCCGTACTGCCTCCCGAGACGAAAGTGTCCCTGACAAAGCGCTGCTGGtccctgtctgtgtttgtgcactGAGAAGGTTCAATGAGTTGAGCGCCtcctaaatacacacacaaaatgttttgGGCTAATTTTACATCCCCCTCTTAGTCTGCCTAACCTTAACCATCACTTCACATTGCCACGACAACCGAGCCGGGAGTATCACTTAACACGCTACAAGGGAATGAACTTGTGCGTGTTAAATTGTCATCGTGTTCACTTAGCAACTGTCCCTGGTAAACTGTGACGACGCTTCAAGCTGTTTGCTTGCAGACTCCTGTAGTGTTGGTAGAACGGCTTCATAATTACTGCATTAGTCTAAGAATATATTGGAAGCTGCAGATTTCCCAATCAGTCCcattaatgtgtatttttaatcaGTTTTTTCATAGAACCTAACTCACAATTTAGTCACATTTACCAAATTACTAATgcacattcattttcatcattgctGTGAAGTGAAGGCTCAGGATTTTTATCCTATTGATCAATAGCTCATCTTGCAACATTTGTTGGgtgatgtttttcattcattttaaattagagAAGAGATCCTTCTTGCAACAAATAAGGGCATTTTGTAATTGGCCGGAGGCCTAAAATTTCATAGATTGATTGAACAACTTATCCTAAAAAGTTTAAAGGCTTCCTAAAAAATTCGCCCAGTAACAGATTTTTGTCAGCGGGAAGTTTCTTATTTAAGTATTGTATGTATTACCTGTGTTATAAGCAAATGATACATTAAACAATTGCCTTTACTTCAGGCAATGCCAGTTTTAAGTATCATAACGTTAACGAATTAGTCATTTTGAGAATCTTGGTTTGATTCTCCCATCATCTTTGCCTATGCATGTAAAATATGCCGCCCTTAAATCAACAAAAGGCAACAATCGATGTGTTTGAATGTCTCTAAATGGCATTTGGTTAATAGGATGGGCTTCTCAAAATCCTGAACCCTGCGTTCATCACCAGTCCTCGGTCAAAATGGTACAGATATGtgttctttgtgattacaaatGTTCCTCATGCTCACGTTCTTGAAGCCACCCATATTCCACTTCATGTGGTTCATCGCATTCATCAAGTCAcatcttttcaaatgtaattGGTCAATTGTTTTGACCTACCTGATGTGTGGATGTGCTTCAATCACTCGTCGCTCACTGTGTCCCGTTTGTTCCCCAGCCAATGATTCAGGTTGGCCTACTTTAGGAAAGACCAACACATCTCTAAAGCCCCCTGAGAGACGGGACTCTGACACCCAGGGCAAGAGCCCCCCCTCAGGCTCCCCCGTCGCTGCGGGCGCAGAAAAGGTTTGTCCTCTTTCTTCAAATCCGCCCAGTGTTTTGCAGCTTTAAGCTATAAGTGTTTTATGTTGAGTTTGTGCCAAAGTCCGTGTCTTGATCAAGTATTTCTTTCATTAATGGGTATTTGTCTGCGATTTCATGCTTCTTCACAGGTGCTAGACGCCAAAAAGGCTGCGTCCTCCCCCGCCGTCTCCAAGCCACAGCCGCCCCCCTACGGCTCCCACCTCACCTCCGCGCACTCGGCCAGCTCCTTGGAGCGGCGCAAGGACGTGCCCCCTCCCCGCCCGCTCCCCAACCCGCCGGCTCCCGCTTGGCCCCGCGTCGCCCCCTCCACGGGCTCCTCCTCCCAGCAGATCCAGCAGCGGATCTCTGTGCCGCCAAGTCCCACCTTCCAGCCCAACGCGCCGCTGTTCCCGCCCGGGCTGAGCGAGCGGCTGGAGGGGGCCCCGCCCGCCGTGGCGGTACGCCCCTTCATCCCAGACAGAGGGTCGCGGCCTCAGTCGCCCCGGAAGGGCCCACCCACCATGAACTCGAGCTCCATCTACCACATGTACCTCCAGCAGGCAGCGCCAAAGAGCCAGCCGCTCAAGTCCGCGCTCAAAGCCGGTAAGAGCAGGGTTTGAAGGGATTTGTGAGACCTTCCATATAAGGGGGCGTGGGCTGGGTTATTTGAATCTTGTATGTTCCGCTTTGCAATACACAATCTCTTCTAATGTTGCTGCTACTTACTAGATGACAGAATAATCTGTTCCGCACAATTAATCAAAATTGGTATTGGTATTGTTATCTCCATCTGTATTGGGATTGAAAGTAAGATGTTATGTGATTAATGGAAAAATCAATCGTTTAGTCGGATAGGTAGTTTCAAAATTTCAAttaaactgacatttttttgtttctgttggaATTGATAAAGAAATGTTGCCCCTTAATCATGTGTCACAGACAAATGCTATAAATCTGGCTTATTTCAGCCGTTCTTCCCTGATTCGTGTtttgttaaatgaaatacattttggatAGTGAGTAAAAGACAAAGAACGTCTTTCTGGAAAATAGTCTcataaaaaaatgatgtcaaTGACCTTCAGTACAATCTCCCACTTTCTGTTTGTCCTCAGTATATGGGAAGCCCGTCCTGAACCCCAGCTCGACTCCGCCCTCGCCTCTGCCTTTCGTCCAGGCGGGAGGGGCCTTCCCATTGCTCCAAGGCCCCGCCGGCGGCGAGGATGCTCTGGACGGGGAATTTGATGTCCCTGATTTCTTCCAGCACCCGGAGCCGTTGGCGCCTCCTCCCAGCGTGGAGAACATCCCTCGACCGCTCAGCCCCACCAAGCTGACGCCCATGGTGCACTCCCCGCTGCGCTACCAAAGTGACGCCGACCTGGAGGTGGTCCGCAAAAAGCTGGCCAACGCGCCGAGGCCACTCAAGAAGCGCAGCTCCATCACGGAGCCGGAGGGGCCGAGCGGGCCCAACATCcagaaactgctctaccagaGATTCAACACTCTAGCGGGGGGCATCGAGGGGAACGGAGTCAGCGggtccggcggcggcggcggtagCGGAACGCCGTTTTATCAGCCGGCCAACCCTCCCGTGTATCAAGGAGGCGACGCTGTGACCGACAAAGACAACGGTAACCTCCCCCCGGAAACGACAGCGACGCCGGGGGCGGAGCAGCCGGGCTTGGAGGCTCCACCTCCATCCACGGACGGCAACGACAACGAGCCGCCGGAGATGGATcccgccgaggaggaggaggaggaggaggaggaggaggaagacgacgacgacgacaataacaacaacaacgcggGAGGCTCGGAGTCGTCGCCGCCGAGCCCCGTGCTGCAGGCGTCCACGCCGGAGGAGAGCGGCGCGCTGGTCTCGCAGCCCCTGGTGAGAGACACTCGTCCATGAGCCGCCTGTCGCATTCTTTTAAGAgcgcttttgaaaaaaaaagaaaaaaactaacgTCGGCGTACGGTCCCCTTCCTGCACCTTCACAGGACAAGCGCACCAACCTGAAGAAGCCCAACTCGGAGCGCACGGGCCACGGCTTCAGGGTGAAGTTCAACCCGCTGGCCCTCCTGCTGGATGCCTCGTTGGAGGGAGAGTTCGACCTCGTCCAGAGGATCATCTATGAGGTATGTCACGACCGTGTGAGTATACTTTTGATTTATCTGCAATTGCACGCATTCGGTGATACGCACTCATCTTTTGATctcggccttttttttttttcaggtggaAAACCCTAGCACCGCCAACGACGAGGGCATCACGCCCCTGCACAACGCCGTGTGTGCGGGACACCACCACATAGTCAAGTTCCTGCTGGATTTTGGTGTGAATGTCAACGCTGCAGACAGCGACGGATGGTGAGTGATGACACATGTTAATCAGTCGGGTGgatttttcctcttgtttttatttatatattttggatGACTTTCCCATCGGCCTCAACAGGACTCCGCTTCACTGCGCCGCCTCTTGCAACAGCGTTCATCTCTGCAAGCTGTTGGTGGAGTCGGGGGCGGCCATCTTTGCCAGCACCATTAGTGACGTGGAGACGGCTGCAGATAAATGCGAGGAAATGGAAGAGGGTTACATCCAGTGCTCCCAGTTTCTATACGGTGAGAAACAACCCATCACTCTTTAAAAAGACTGCAATTTGAATTGGGTCGTGATCCCTCCATCCAAATTACTTTAAGGCTCGAAAACTTAAAACTCGACTGTTTCTTTAAAGTATGGGGTGATATTGACCGTCTGTTTCTGACACTCCGCTGCAGGTGTTCAGGAGAAGATGGGTGTCATGAACAAGGGCACCGTGTACGCTCTGTGGGACTACAAAGCTCAGAACCAGGACGAGCTGGCGTTCGGCGAGGGGGACGCCATCACCATTCTGCGCCGACAGGACGACAGTGAGACCGAGTGGTGGTGGGCGCAGCTGGAGGACAACGAGGGCTACGTACCACGCAACCTGCTGGGGGTAACGACAAAATATATGAATGGTCACATTTTGTCCAGTTTAACTGAAGCGGTTGTGGTCTGAAATCATGAATGGTTCATGTGACGGGCAGAAAACGAATTGCTTGTTAACGGGCCTGATCCAAATCTGCACTTATCATCTGATGTTGAAGTGCAGCCTGAAAGGACTTTTTGTGACTGATTGGCGGGTTGATTTCCTACCTGGATGTCATTGGTTGTTGCCGCTATTCAATGCTTTAATTTGATAGGATTACGACAAATGAATTGAGTCATGGCTACGGTCCAGCGACAAAGTACATACCAACAAAGGTGAATACCAATCCACCATGTCAACCAAACCTGTTTCTGTCTGCTTTCTTTGCAGCTCTATCCAAGGATCAAGCCTCGTCAGCGCTCTCTGGCATAGTGTCTCACTCCACCGACCTCTGGCCATCAGCTCAACCAGTGACAGAACCCCAGGAGCCGAGAACAAAGGGGCCCGGTGCTCTGCCTGCTCGCCGTGGCCACAACCTTCCCAGAACCTTCCCagaacccttcttttttttttttttatttctctctccgATGCAGCGGGCAATAAactctgacacaaacacacacacacacacacactgccataggcgacacacatacacaagcaaAGGCCAAATCTGTTACGCCTGATcccgttttctccccccccccccccccccccagtctagTGCTCTGTCGCCGCCCCAACGCGAGTTTCCCCGAGTCAGCGTCGGCTCCGTGTCCGTCGTCGACGAGAAGAATAAAACACTAACCCGTGTCTCAGTACTTCCTCGCAGTGATCACACTCATCCGGCCGTGCGCTCTGTGGTGgcacgaaaaaaacaaactaacagaaaaaaaacgtgcTCTGATTTTGCTGAAGTCTAACCACCAAAAGATGAATATAGATTTGACAATCACCCTCCAATCATTAACGAACAGCTGCCAGGGGTTAACATCCATCTTGATATTGTCATGATTAAGAATGGAAAATGTTGTGAATCCAAAGTGTTAACTACACAGGGCTACTCGGAACAAATCACACATATTAAAGATGAATATAAATTATCAGCACACGTCATTTgaagacttgttttttttatttttca
Proteins encoded in this window:
- the ppp1r13bb gene encoding protein phosphatase 1, regulatory subunit 13Bb codes for the protein MKRFVTIVLRSLVSISKENPIWAKEHHRPPKKEIRRKRRAAKRAKAMGRRNLVRAMILTVYLSDGEQAATEVPITPETTCRDVVEFCKEPGESGCHLAEVWRGNERAIPFEHMMYEHLQKWGPRKQEVKFFLRHEDSPTESSDQGSQQSQDQTSRRSGSTGEKHSENGVGNQRVELTLSELQEMATRQQQQIEAQQQMLVAKEQRLRYLKQQERRQQQTASESEKLQKLKERVESQEAKLKKIRAMRGQVDYSKVINGNLSAEIEQVSSLFQEKQAELQSAVLRVEQLSLQLEDLRKGKLNGIQTALGSQVTGAAALELRKLYQELQIRNKLNQEQNSKLKQQKDLLNKRNMEVTLMDKRISELRERLYKRKAELNRANGPPSPQPAAGTLGRVAAVGPYIQVPVPGRQEGGYNMPPDPLKPQTLGVNNQANHGRTKSDGVRKPPGPWKVSDLDIVVDPVASTAASSGSDGASRLQMFLMLTFLKPPIFHFMWFIAFIKSHLFKCNWSIVLTYLMCGCASITRRSLCPVCSPANDSGWPTLGKTNTSLKPPERRDSDTQGKSPPSGSPVAAGAEKVLDAKKAASSPAVSKPQPPPYGSHLTSAHSASSLERRKDVPPPRPLPNPPAPAWPRVAPSTGSSSQQIQQRISVPPSPTFQPNAPLFPPGLSERLEGAPPAVAVRPFIPDRGSRPQSPRKGPPTMNSSSIYHMYLQQAAPKSQPLKSALKAVYGKPVLNPSSTPPSPLPFVQAGGAFPLLQGPAGGEDALDGEFDVPDFFQHPEPLAPPPSVENIPRPLSPTKLTPMVHSPLRYQSDADLEVVRKKLANAPRPLKKRSSITEPEGPSGPNIQKLLYQRFNTLAGGIEGNGVSGSGGGGGSGTPFYQPANPPVYQGGDAVTDKDNGNLPPETTATPGAEQPGLEAPPPSTDGNDNEPPEMDPAEEEEEEEEEEEDDDDDNNNNNAGGSESSPPSPVLQASTPEESGALVSQPLDKRTNLKKPNSERTGHGFRVKFNPLALLLDASLEGEFDLVQRIIYEVENPSTANDEGITPLHNAVCAGHHHIVKFLLDFGVNVNAADSDGWTPLHCAASCNSVHLCKLLVESGAAIFASTISDVETAADKCEEMEEGYIQCSQFLYGVQEKMGVMNKGTVYALWDYKAQNQDELAFGEGDAITILRRQDDSETEWWWAQLEDNEGYVPRNLLGLYPRIKPRQRSLA